From the genome of Vitis riparia cultivar Riparia Gloire de Montpellier isolate 1030 chromosome 2, EGFV_Vit.rip_1.0, whole genome shotgun sequence:
CTTTTAGGACACAAGTGGCATAAGAGCTAGGCCTAGGAAAACCATTATGCGATGTTATTGTGGCCAGATCGActgcgattttttttttccaacaattaCAAGGCTTAACTGCTACTGCACCATTTTCTATTAAATCCCAGGGACATACAAACTTTATAAGACATATGATAAAATGTAATTAGTTTCATTTCTCTTTCATCTTCAGACTAACAATTTTACTTTCTGTTGTCTTGATACTCGTTCACCTAAATACATACCCTTTTTGATCAGGAATTAAGGTATAATCTTTTATTCAAGATTCCAATGAGATGTTAGGATGCAATTTGTTCCTGCCTGCACACACTCTTGACCTtcagtttttttaattaaattctttttttaggAATCGTCATGAGTGACTGTCGTTATAGCGTATCTTCAACTatcatataaaacattttatgttgGGCCCTAAACGTGAAGTTGAAGAGACAAATACTTTCCGACCCAGCCCAGGCAAGTCAGAAGGTCCAACCCTTTGCAACTCCCAGGCccaaaagaataaattaaacaagCCTGCAGCACCACACCCCGCGCAGGCCCCTTGCCCAAGCAAGCTCTTACAAACTTAGAACTGGGTTTTGGAGGGGTGCGCCAGGCCCATGCAGTAGTGCAACGCAAAGGCGACGCGCGAGGACCCCAATAGCAAGCTATTGTGATGGGCCCTCCCcctaaaaagataaatttaatatcatgtGGGACGATGTCCCACGTATCAGATATTAAACTGATAAGAACAGATACTACACTTGATCTTAGCCAAAAGGCCGAGAAAGGTATGCTTTAACACGTCTCCTCGACTCCCTTTTATTCCATGTCCTTCTACTGCCCATTTCATATGTTGTCGATGTGGGACAACACTTCACAGTTTCTCAGCTGCCTTTGCCTTCCCTTTTCAGTGTTTTTCCATAAAGACTTAAAGAGTCTATTTTCAGGTTACCTAATTATgtaattctaaatataacttCACCTTGGTGTCATGGAACTGCAATTAGCCCGCTGCTAACCAGTAACCACTCACAATCAAATGATGGTGAACAAGGTTTGGTTGATCTAAATTTGgtataataaaacttttattagtTTCAAGGTAGAGCATTGAGTTGCAGTGCAAGCACAACTCTACTACCCATGGACTAGGCAGCGGTTGTCAAGCTCATGGTTCCATGGATCAAATGCATGTCTGTTGTTTTGCATAAACAccaaaaggaagaggaaaaaggaaaacccTTTTAGGGTAGTTAATCATCCATCTGAATTGTCATGGAGGCTGCTCAAGAACTGCAACTACAAACCAGGAGTTACTAATCAGATGGCCAAATCCATGAGAAGCCCAAATCTTTACCGGCCAAATGAAGTTGGTGAAAGTCATTGCCTTCAGGCCCTGAATTTCCTACATCAGTCATCAGAATTTGAAGACACATCCATCATAACATCTTCAGAATTGGCTTCTGGGTCGGTAAGCCTACTGGTTAAAACTGACGTTCTTGAAGAGTAAGGGCCTGGGCATTCTCAACTGGAAGTGAACCTCCCTACTTCATTCTACTGCTACTTATCACCGCACTCTACATTTTCGTACACAGATATCAACTCCTCCTTGCTTCCCTTTTATAATCTTCAAGCAGGTTGATGATTTCTAGGTTTTGGGATTGACTTTTGTAGCGAGTTTCtcaaaacaaatatattcaGAATTCCTTTAGATAGACCCTGGAACTGAATGATTATAGAATTTCTATAACCCTTTAATCTAATATGCAAGTGGCTCAAACTAGACAATGTAGAAAGAATCAATGTTGGCAGCAAAGGAGAAGGaagcaagaaagaaacaataCAAGAAGCTATTCAGGTTGCATCTCACAGGAATGAATTGAACAACTGGAATAGATCCAATTGGAAATTCTGGATTTATACAATGGAGTACTTTATAGTTGATGAATCGAACTCCATTTCAAGTTCATTCAGATAaccaaagaaatcaatggaaaaattcAAGACACTCCAGTCTTGCCACATTAACACTAAACAATCACATTTTTGTTCATAACAGGGAGATCACACATAATCACAGCAGCCCACCATTTGACAGCTCTGATTTGGTTTATGATACAGAAGAAAGCACTTCAAAAAAGTTTAACAGATCTGAAAGCAAATTGAAAATACATGTGTCCACTTCTGAAATTGACAATTCTATGGATTAAACCAGAAATAATggtatgaaagaaaaaacaatcatgTGTGCAGAGTTCATACAAACTATATTAAAACATTGACATGACACactattttatcaaacatcaaGCTCTGAGTACCATTGATGGCATTTAAACAAGCAGAGCCAGACCAAAAACTCAAGGACCTCCAAAAGTGtaacctaaaagaaaaaaaataaaattgaattccTTATTGAATTTGTGTTACAACAGCAGATACCACCCACATAAGCTATACTACCGGGTGTAGACCTCAAATCTTAGCCACATTTGGGTGATAGATTTCGTTGACAAAAGCCAAACTCCACTCTTATCCTCCACACACCTCAGTTACAAGGACCTGCCACAATCAATCAAACAGGAAAACTCTCATTCTTGTAGAAAGACTTGAAACAACCTGTAAGCATTCTACAAATGAACTTCCATTCTCATTTCTGAAAACTATCCTACAACAAACTTGCACCTCATGTAAGAACCAACAGACAAGTGAGTGCAATAGTTTATAACCAGATTTGACTAAATcaagagaacaatttttaggcATAAATCAGCTGTTCAAATGATTAAACTAAAGAACCAAAATTGGAACCCAAGTGCAAATTGTCTAAGAAAACTAGAAATTGCTCTATTCAAAATTGTACTCGAGTTTGACAGTAAAGAGAACATATAACTGGTCTTCctctattcaaattttcaatcacaAAGAAACGTACACATTTAGATCAGGGAAGGAGGAAACGGATTGCATACATGAAAGATTTACCCAGTGAGTCCATGAAAATTTCCATAAATAAGGCATGCCATCAGTCGCCATCTCCACCTTATAATCACTTATCGCACCATTACCAACATAgatataaaggaaaaacagaCTGAGTACAAAAggaaatcttgaaaaaaagaaattacaaGTTCAAAGATCCACCCTCTATATATGCTTGAAAAGACGAGATTCCTCTGTTCTTCAGGACTACTGAGAAAGATACAACATAAGTTTTTGGCCACAAACAAAGAGACATGAAACCAGCTCAGTCATCAATTACTGAAAATGTGGACACAGTCACCGATGCACAACAGATAAGACATTTCATTTAGGTGAAAACacatctattaaaaaaattgacattttaGACTGGGAATAAGTGAATTCCCATGCTTGTTATTGTAACATTTAGGAAAATTGTTTCTTTGAACTCCAATAACACCAATACaacataaaaatgtttatttgaaatagaaaaatagatgggtcactgaaaaagaaaaaaggaaaaaaggaaaaaacaagatAGTTGGTGCATAACCACAGCCGCTATCTCTGCAACTGGTAGCCATTAATCCTTAAGCAGCACagatgaagaaaataataaataatgagaaaaaaataaaattataaattacatTGGGgtgataaatcaaaatatattagaaTGAGTGAGCATCAATTAAGAACCTTATACAGATACTATGTTAAATCAATTGCTCACATCCATCAACCATCCACACAGCTAGTAGGCTAGTAGTACATGCATAACTCATGCCCCCaatctttcatttcttctttgaCCTGTTTTGGGGTCACTTACTAAAATGTCGATACTTACAGTACTTATCATCACCAACATATCTAACTTGGAACACAAGCTTATCCCACTGCATTTCTATCTCGTAATCCATATTATAGAtgcaaagaaaattaataaatacatGAAAGAAGAGTGCATACACCTTTATGTGCTCATGTTGTGAGAGTGAAGTAAATGAGTAAAAGAGTAGATACATGGAAAGTGGAGGAAGGATGCTCTGCCCTAGCCTAACATGACTCTGCACAAAATTCTATCAAAAAGATTATGCAAATGTTTTATTGTCCACTGACACCCAGCACTCAATTTTAACTTACCTTGAAGAAACAGCTTAAATTGGATATATACATAGAGATAAATGCAaatcaatttgaagagaaagatCTATTGTTTTAGAATTGAAGCAAGCTGTTTCAACTTTAACCTACTATGAAGCAAGTGCATTAGGGCCTCTACATTGGGAAACATTTGAGACTTTCTATACCAATAATACAAAATCAAATGCatccataacttcttcattgtTGCTTGGAGGCTCATCTGTTCTTCCTCCATCTTCCTTATTCCTCTAAGCAACTCAAGCATAATGTGTCTTGAAAGCTAGCACTTCGGCGAATCAAAGCCAagcaaaaacataatattaccATTGCTttacattgaaaatttttcaatcaaaacaGAAGTAGAGGAATGAAAGTACTAAGTGTGAAACTTACCATTTTCTATTCACATTCTTCTTCCTAATCTTTTGACTATCCAAGAGACACCTAGTTGAGCAAGCTTCCTGCAGTCACACAATGGGTTGGCTGCATTGTGACAGTGTCGAGTGTGGTTCCATTGCCATGAGAGTTATGGGTTTTTAGTGCCAAAAGTTGACTATTTCTGTTCTACACTCCATCAAATTAGCCAAGGAAACTGTGAAGGCATTTATAGACTTTAATTGGAGGGGTGCGCCAGGCCCAAGCAGTAGTGCAACACAAGGGCGACGCACAAGTACCCCAATGGCAAGCTATTGTGATGGGCCCCTtcccctaaaaaaataaatttaatatcatgtGGGACAATGTCCCACGTATCAGATATTAAACTGATAAGAACAGATACTACACTTGATCTTAGCCAAAAGGCCGAGAAAGGTAAGCTTTTTAAtgtttcttcatcttctttttatATCATGCGGCTTGCAACTTTATCTCATTCACAAGCGATGTGGGATTGTCAGTTCTGACATGTGTAATATAGAGCTGAATGGGATAGAAGCCACATTGAAGGTTGTTCAACTTATTCTTCTGTTTTTCCAGAGTACATACAATAACATTGCATAATTGGTATCTCCAATTTCACAAAATAATAtgttaataaatagaaattaatctATATTGTAAGGATAATGTTGAAAcccataataattataatttcatattatGAAGATGCAAATTTGAATTAAAGGTTAAAAATGATGTTTAATCTTTGGGAGTTCCTTCATTTTACTTGccatattatatttatttgttttgttttatatttttttttgtgtactAACTATGATTACATAAATTCCATTTATTTGATAAAGAAAACATATAGATATATGCATATCAACATGTAAAGTTTTTGTGGCACGGTATTGCATACCAAAGTCATAAAAGAAGCATCATATCCAATACATTTGAAgttgaaaaatatgatatttattcCCACatgataatataataaaaaaaaggcataaattACAGTCAAGGAACAATTTGGGAAATGAAACTACCATTGGTATAAGATCAAGGCATCactctttttcaaattttttattttatatttattgaacaTAAAACAGTTTTATCTCCTTAAAAACATAACCAACCAAAGATATATAGCCAGACCAGAAAGTAATGAACAATGCAGATTGTCCTGGTTATCTACTCAACCCAGAAAGCATTCCCAATATGAGTCCTATAGTCAAGCATCCATCCCACAATTTCCAACTAATGCATTTTTCAATGTTAGGTTTGCTTCTCCATATTACATATGATCTCAAAGAGAACATGTATCCAAGACAGCTGAAAAATATAATGTGCAGAAGAAATAACAAGGTGAGGAAAATTACCAAATTTCTTGGCTGCCTGGGAAACAGCTCCTTGATAAGGTATTCTCAGGGGCTCCACATCCAGAAGCTTCTCCATAAACCTCTAAACCTGAAAAACCACTTCCTGATTGCTTAAAATACTCAAGCCATCAGATAAGAGGATAAAAAATTGACCTCTTGTATAGAGTTTTTGGAGATAAAGAAAAGGGCAGAAAGGACATGTAAGGTGCACTGCCAATATACTCATTTTGAAACATCTTAGGTATCACAACATTCCATTTGGGCTGCATCAATTTCAgattaaattatcatttaagACCATATCCCtggaagaaaaaacaatttgacAGAAAACTACAATGGGTGGATTTAAATTAGAGAAGCAAGAAAGAGACTACTGCATGCTCAGATCATGGGTTGTTGTGGATGCAAAAAAGCAAGGGGTACATTGTTAGGATCAGAAAAGGAAAGATGGCAAAAAGAAAGAGTCTATGCTAATCCACATGGATTCTCACAGCTCTCCATCCCTGATATTCTCACCACTCCTGAACACCCAATTTTAAAAGAGAGAGATTGGAGTAGAGAAAATTTTTCCAATACCAGCTCAGACTATTGcatttataaacaaattttggGACAAGATATTGGAGGGGTGCGCCAGGCCCAAGCAGTAGTGCAATGCATGGGCAACGCTCAAAGACCCCAATGGCAAGCTATTGTGATGGGCCCTtcccctaaaaaaataaatttaatatcatgtGGGACGATGTCCCACGTATCAGATATTAAACTGATAAGAACAGATACTACACTTGATCTTAGCCAAAAGGCCGAGAAAGGTATGCTTTGAACTGTCTCCTCTACTCCCTTTTATGCTATGTCCTTGTACAGCCACATTTCATATCTTGTCCATGTGGGACAGCACTTCCCACTTCTTATCTCCTTCTGTGACTGGTGTGTTCTCCTTATGCTCATTTCCACGAAGAATCCCAATTTTCAGGTTACCAAATAATGTAATTATCTAAATGTATGGCAACTTCACCTTGGTGTCATGGAAATGCAATTGGATCATGTCTAACACTCACTGTCACAAATACAATTTGACATAAAACTACATATCAAAAGCTTAATCTGGGCAGAACAATTCTACATCTTTTCTATTGTACTCAAAATTTACAGAGTTGGCATATGTGACAAACTACTGatgataaattttctttaacaaaCCAACATTCTTGATTTTTATGACTtcttgaataaataaattgacaGTATCATCAATAAATATGTAACGATTTTGTTCAAGATTCTAGTAAatgatagagaaaaataaagaaataaaaaagataaaaggcGTGTCTTACCACCCACATATGTTGCATTAACATAATACCAAACATTattttaaggaaagaaaattgttCTCACCATACAAATCATAACAAACTTGCCAGGGTAGCCCAGTTGGTCAAGACGAACACTAGGGTGTGGTCCTAGTAAGTGACACATGGTCCTGGGTTCGAATCTTGTTACTAATGATACCTTAAATTTACATGGTGTTGGTTGTTGCAAGATAGTCAACACCCCGAGGTTTGGgtcccatggagagtcctaagggcttggccatggaaggttcctcggttataaaaaaaaaaaaaaattcatgcaaaCCATAACAATGCAAGAGTCAGAAGTAATGGAATTTATTATAACCACGTGCAACTACACCACAGCAgctcaaataagaaaataacatagTTGCAAATTCTCTAATGGACAAGGTAACCCATTAAAACCTAAATGCAGTTGCAGTACTGTTGTCAACTCATAGTATAAGAACCAATTCATACAATACAAACACATAAATAACAATGGAAACAAGCCTAAAATCCTAATTACTGGGATCGGCTACCTTCATTAGATTAAAGAGAAACATGTTTGTTCTAACTCCATCCATTCCCTTGTGGAGCCCAAAAACATCTCATTTACTTGCTTTATCATTGTGtccttgttttttaaaaatcaatagaaggcACAGTTCTATGCTAAACCACAAGTTCTCAAAGGAGAAAATTTTCCAATACCAGTTCTGAATTTcgtattataaataatttttgggacaaGATATTGGAGGGTTGTGCCAGGCCCAGGCAGTAGTGCAACGCAAGGGCGACGCTCAAGGACCTCAATAGCAAGCTATTGTGATGAGCCCTtcccctaaaaaaataaatttaatatcatgtGGGACAATGTCCCACGTATCAGATATTAAACTGATAAGAACAGATACTACACTTGATCTTAGCCAAAAGGCCGAGAAAGGTATGCCTTTCAATGTCTCCTCATCTTCATTTTATACTATGTCCTCTGCAGCTTCATCTCATACACAAGCAATGTGGGATTGTTAGTCCCAGCATGAGTAAGCTAGAAGCCTAGAAATGAACTGTTAGTGACACaccaataattcaaattaattccCATTAAAGATTTGTCCACTAATGACTAATCCAACTTAATGGACTACTTATTCTAGGCCCATCTCAGGACCTCAGACCATGAAACCTTGACCGCTTCATGCTTAAGATACAAGCTTCAGTCCACCTTTATCACTCCCAATGTTATTTGTAGTCCCTCAGCTCTTGTAACTTCTGCAGCTGATTGGGAATTAAGTTGTTGAACTATGTCTTTATTAAACTGTGAATTGTCATCATCAAGTTCAAGCAGTATGTCTTTTCCCGTGTTCATTTCCAACTGCTGATACCCattagtaaaatattatatgtGTTGTGAAGCACTCCTTGCTTTTCTTCCAGGCCAAGAAGATTGGCATTCAGTCTATACTGccctgttttttctttttgcctcTTTCACTAAGATATTTGGTTTCATGTAGGTGAACCCACTGGCAAGTCTCAATAGAAGAAGGAGAAGCCAAAGCTCATGAACTTAACATCATGTTCATTGAAACAAGTGCCAAAGCTGGCTTCAATATAAAGGTAGTCTCTTTCCCCAGACATCCTTTAGATTAATTCTTGGATGCTCACTAGGTTGTAACTGTCTTGATCATAGAATTCTTTGGTTACATGAACCTTTTTCGTACAGGCACTGTTTCAGAAAATTGCAGCTTTACCAGGAATGGAAACACTTTCTTCAGCCAAGCAAGAAGACATGGTTGATGTGAACCTGAAGTCTCCCAACCTCAAGCAGGTGGATGCTCTTGTTGACACAACAGTGCCTCAAAGCCTTGCAATCTATAAGCCCAATCTCACCCCAGATCTGTAAAGGTTTCATTTTCTATCGTCTTCTTCTGTTGTTACCATTTTGCATGAGGAACTCCTTTTGGGATACAAGTGGCATAAGGGCTAAATGTAGTAAAACCATTATATGATGTTATTGTGTTTGGTTAGATGGACAGCATTTTTTGTTCTCCTTTTATCCCTTCTTCGGCTGGTTCTGTGTCTTATCCAACAACTACAAGGCTTAACTGCTACTGCACCATTTTCTATCAAATCCCAGGGACATACAAACTTTATGAGATGTATGATAAAATGTAATAGGTTTCATTTCTCTTTCATCTTCAGATGAATAattttactttctattttatgttgATAATCATTCACCCAAATATATACCCTTTTTGATCAGGAATTaaggtaaaatatttttttccagagaagaaaatattatatatgtaaatattCAAAGATTACATCTTAAAATGGTACAGCAGGTCACCTTTACTAGtaaaatcaatagaaaattttatgttGCCATGAATGAATCTAGTTATGGTAATTCTTCAGCTATTAGGAACTAGGTGTTTAAAGACATAAACTAGTTTTTCATGTTGGGCCCAAATGCACACAACTACAGCTAAAAAACACTGGTATAAATACTTATTGAGCTATAACAATTCttcaaagaaagaatgaaatttgatgttttttcttgaactttatttaatttgtaaaatagaATAAAGTTCAAATATGGATAAATTGCAACTACTACGAGATTGAGATCCAATAGTAGTAAAGCCTAGCCCAAACAAGTCAGAAGTATCAATCTTTACAACAGCCCGAGGCCCATACATACTGGAATAGACAAACAAATAACTGCAGTACCAATTCATGTGTAGACCTGCCCAAGCAAGCTGCCACAAATTAGTAGACTGTAATTGGAGGGGTGTGCCAGGCCCAAGCAGTAATGCAACGCAAGGGTGACGCATGAGGACCCCAATAGCAAGCTATTGGGATGGGCCCtccccttaaaaaaataaatttaatatcatgtGGGACAATGTCCCACGTATCAGATATTAAACTGATAAGAACAGATACTACACTTGATCTTAGCCAAAAGGCCGAGAAAGGTATGTTTTGCAATGCCTTCTCGATTCCCTTTTATGCTATGTCCTTCTACAGCCACACTTCATGCCTTGTCGATGCGGGATAACACTTCCCACTTTCTCATCTGCCTTTGCCTTGTTTTTTCCTGTGTTTTTCCTTAAAGAATCTCTATTTTCAGGTTACTTAATTGTACAATTCTAAATGTAACTTAACCTTGGTGTCATGGGAATGCAATTAGTCCACTGCTAACCAGTAACCACTCACCATCAAATGATGGTGAACAGGGTTTGGTTGATCTAAATTTGGTATTAAATGAGTTTCAAGGTAGAACATTGAGTTGTAGCGCAAGCACAACTATACTACCCCATGGACTAGGCAGCAGCAAGTGTAACGACCCGAGCAAGGGTCCTGTCAAGCTTGGGATCCTATGGATTGAATGCTTGACTATTGTTTGTcataaacaccaaaaaaaaggaaagaagaaaacccTTCAAGGGTAGTTATCATCCATCTGAATTTTCAGAGGCTGCTCAAGAACTGCATCTAAAAACTAGGAGTTACCACTCAGATGCCCATAACTAGAAAATGGGGCTATATCCATGAGAAGCCCAAATCTTTACCAGCCGAATGAAGTTGGTGAAAGTCATTGCCTTCGGGCCCTGGGCTAAACTGACCAACCATGAGTTTCCTCTATCAGTTAACAGAATTTGAAGACACTTATCCATCATAACATCTTCAGAATTGGCTTCTGGATAAACCTACTAGACTTGTCAAAACTGAAGTTCTTGGAAGTAAGATCTGGAAGTGAACCTCCCTACTTCATTCTACTGCTACTTATCACTGCATTCTCTATTTCTATACACAGATATCAAATCCTCCTTGCTTCCTTTTTATAATCTTCAAGCAGGTTGATGATTTCTAGATTTTGGGATTGACTTTTCTAGCCATTCTCtcaaaacaaatatattcaGAATTCCTTTCAATAGAACATGGAACTGAATGTCAATAGAGTTTCTTTAACCCTTCATCTGAGATGCAAGTGGCTGAAAACTTGAAGATGTAGAGAGAATCAATGTTGgcagaaaaggaaaaggaagtaAGAAACACTACAAGCAGCAATTCAGGTTGCATCTCATAGGAATGAATTGAACAGCTGGAATAGACCCAATTGGAAAAGCAAATATGTTTAGGAACAGAGTCCCGATGACTATCTGAAAACAGGAACAAATCCtacattacaaaaattataagaatTCCTGACAAGACCAAGTTCCACAAACTTCCGAGGAATTGTTAAATAGGCATTAAAGTAACAGGAAAATGTTTTGTGCTCACATTTAGGGTTCATGGCCTCAGATGTCTTCATTTATAGAAATGATTTTGGATTTAAGCAATGGAGTACTTCACAGTTAATGAATCGAACTCCATTTCAAGTTCATTGGATGAgcaaaaaaatcaatagaaaattCAAGACACTCTAGTCTTGCCACTTTAACACCAAACAATCATACTTTTGGAACAGACAAGTTTGAGAAGAGTCACTACCTTTCTGCTTTGTTCATAAGCAGGGAGATCACACATAATCACAGCAGCCTCACCATTTGAAAGTTCTGATGGTTTATGATACAGAAGAAATCAAGGAAAAAGCACTTAAAACAAGTTCACCAGatctgaaaacaaatttaaaatacatgtgTCAGACATCTGAAATTGACAATTTTATGcattaaaccaaaaataatgcatgaaaaagaaaaacgtgTCCAGAGTTTGTACAAACTATATTGAATCATTGACACGGTACactattttatcaaacatcaaGCTCTGAGTACCATTTAAACAAACAGAGCCACACAAAGACACAAGAACCTCCAAAAGTGTAAtgctttaaaaaacaaaaaaaaaat
Proteins encoded in this window:
- the LOC117907463 gene encoding uncharacterized protein LOC117907463; the encoded protein is MCDLPAYEQSRKYFKQSGSGFSGLEVYGEASGCGAPENTLSRSCFPGSQEICSPEEQRNLVFSSIYRGWIFELVEMATDGMPYLWKFSWTHWVNLSCPCN